The following DNA comes from Amycolatopsis solani.
TCGTAGCCAAAGCACGGCGTACATGCTTGAACACCGTGGGCAACCCCAGACCGTTCAACGCGAACAGGCCCAATCCCGTCTCGAACGAGCAACCCGGGTTGAGGTGGATCGGACGCTCGCCCAGGTAGCTCCACGGATCGGTGTTCGACACGAAAGCGGTCAGCGCTTCGGCGGGTTCGTGACCGGGGACGCGGATCGTGAGCGCCGGACGGCCCAGCGGCGGCCGGAAGTAGGACCGGACGGCGGCCCGCAGGTAGAGACCGGCGGTCGTCTGCTTGCCGCGGCGCTTCGCCACGCGGCCGACGACGTCGGCGTCCCAGCCGAGGCCGGCGTTGAAGGTGAACCAGTGCCCGTCGGCCAGCCCGAGCCCGACCCGGCGCGAGCGGTCGTGCTCGAGCGCGTTCAGCAGCTGGTGGGTGGCTTCGACCGGGTCCGACGAGATGCCGAGGGCGCGGGCGAAGACGTTGGCCGAGCCGCCGGGCACGACGCCCAAGGCCGGTACCCGCCCGATTTGCGAAGGATCGCCGTCCGCGTCCGCCAGCAGGCCGTTGACGACCTCGTTGACCGTGCCGTCGCCGCCGTGCGCCACGACCAGGTCGATCCCGTCCCGCGCGGCCGAGCGCGCGACAGCCATGGCGTGCCCGCGGTAGTCGGTTTCGACCACGTCGAGCTTGACCTGGCTGGCGAGCGCGTGCGCCAGCACGTCCCGGCCACCGGCGGTGGTCGAGGTGGCCTGGGGATTCACGACGAGGATTGCGCGCACCACCGCAGGGTAGGTGACTTCCGGCGGCCCGAGAACCTTCCGGACCCGCATGGTGACGGGCGCAACCCCGGCGAACAGCACCTTCGAGACCCTGTGGCGGGCGGCCCTCCTTCACGTGCGAGTGTCCGCTCGTCGTGACAAGTGCACCCGGGCCGACCGCCCGCTCATCGACGACACCTGAATTCTCAGCGCCCGGGCGGTCCCGGGAAAACGGCCGACCGGGTGGCATACGATCGAATCAGCTCACGCACGGTGACCCGCCCTGGTCGAGTCCACTGTGCTCCGCGAAAAAGACCTCCCGGAAGGCCGCCGCAGTGAAGCTCTCGCCCGCTCCCCGTGAGGTCCGGCTGGCCGGCGCGGTGACCGCGGTCCCGTCGCTCGCCCTGCTGGTGTTCGGGATCATCGTGCTGGTGAACGGCCTGGGGGCGCCGTCCCAGCCGGGGAACAACGTCTACGTCGAGTCGGGCACGTTCATCGTGGTGGCGCTGGCCTTCCTGGCCGCGTCGGCGGGGCTGGTCCTCGGCCAGACGTGGGCGCGCTCGCCCGGCGTGGTGATCGCGCTGATCGTGATCGGGCTCGGCTGGTACCTGCTCGGGCCGTCCGGCGAGCCGGCGTGGGGCGTGCCGGTCGCGTTGTTCGGCATCGCGGCGCTGGCGCTGCTGTTCCGCCGCCCGGCCCGCGCGTGGGCGCTGGGCCTGCGCGAGGGCGAGACCGAGACGGAAGCCGCCGAACGCGGCGGCCTCGCCGGCCGCCGGGCCGAGCGCGAGGGACACGAAGAGGACTAAATGCCCGGTCCCGTGGTCGTGAGTGTTCAGTCGGGTTCTAACCCGACTAAACACTCACGACCGGGGCGGGTCAGGCCTGCGCCGCCAGTGCCCGCAGGGGTTCGTCGGTGAGGCGGTTCACGGTCCACTCGTCCATCGGGACCGCGCCGAGCGCCTTGTAGAACTCCGTGGCCGGGTTCCAGTCCAGCACCGACCACTCGAGCCGCGCGTAGCCGTTCGCGACGCACTCGGCCGCCAGCGCCGCGAGCAGCGCCTTGCCCAGGCCGGAGCCGCGGTTGGCCGGCAGCACGAACAGGTCCTCCAGGTAGATCCCGTGCACCCCGCGCCAGGTGGAGAAGTTGAGGAACCACACCGTGAAGCCGACGATCTCGCCGTCCACTTCGGCCACGTGCCCGAACAGCTTCGGCGCTTCGCCGAACAACGCGGCGTGCAGCTGCTCGACCGTCAGGTGGCACTCGCCGGGCGCGCGCTCGTAGTCCGCCAGCGCGTACGCGAGGGCGACGGCGGCCTCGACGTCGTCGGGTCTGATCCGGCGGATGCGGTCGTCGGGCACGTCAGTCCTCCAGGGCGGGCGGCAGGTTGAGGTGTTCGATCTGGGGTTCGCCGCGCTCGTCGCCGAGGACCGCGATACCGGCCGCGTCGAGTCCGAAGTGGACGCCGGCGGTCGCGGGCAG
Coding sequences within:
- a CDS encoding diacylglycerol/lipid kinase family protein, with protein sequence MRAILVVNPQATSTTAGGRDVLAHALASQVKLDVVETDYRGHAMAVARSAARDGIDLVVAHGGDGTVNEVVNGLLADADGDPSQIGRVPALGVVPGGSANVFARALGISSDPVEATHQLLNALEHDRSRRVGLGLADGHWFTFNAGLGWDADVVGRVAKRRGKQTTAGLYLRAAVRSYFRPPLGRPALTIRVPGHEPAEALTAFVSNTDPWSYLGERPIHLNPGCSFETGLGLFALNGLGLPTVFKHVRRALATKSDQKGRRLVRHDDLPMIRIDAAEPVNFQVDGDLVGQRNRVEFFSVPDALTVIV
- a CDS encoding GNAT family N-acetyltransferase, translated to MPDDRIRRIRPDDVEAAVALAYALADYERAPGECHLTVEQLHAALFGEAPKLFGHVAEVDGEIVGFTVWFLNFSTWRGVHGIYLEDLFVLPANRGSGLGKALLAALAAECVANGYARLEWSVLDWNPATEFYKALGAVPMDEWTVNRLTDEPLRALAAQA